The sequence CAAATTATGTTAGTTAGCTAAAATAAGCCACAATATAAACAATTGCTTTTTGAGGCATTGACAAGGACATTATTGATGCAACTTGCAAGTAGAAAGATGATTCAAGAAAGTGCATTTCTTAAGAAAAAGATTGTACTTGTATATCTAAGAAGGTGCAGGGTAAGTTAAATAACATATATACTATAGCCTAAAAAATGCAGATCATGGTAATAAACCAGAGTCTTCGCGAACAACCACGTTGCCTCTTATGGAACAAATGAACCTTGACATCTAAATGGATCTCAAACTGAATCAGAGAGTGCTAAAGAACAATTTCACTGCTTCAAAGAACATAACCATACTAACATATAGCATGATAGAGTATGACTAAATTGATGGCTAACTGTTAACTTACAGTTTGAGAGGCTAGTCCAAGTGCAAGCTCCCTAGGTAGACCAGCAGCCACCCCTCCATCAGCCAATGCCTCTATAGCTAGAAAAACATAGGCTGGTCCACTACCACTGACATTTCAAGGAGAAAGAATAGGCGTTTGTTAATAATGGTACTGGATTCCAACTTTGCAAGAACTCTGCTTGTCTATGCAAAAGCAGTTCGGAAGAACTAAGATCCCCAAGCGGGCTCAACAAACAGCTAGTCACAGGTGCAGAAATTGGCATCAAATTAAGCGATAATAAGTCTAGTTTCAGAAACATTAAAGAAGGAACATGCCTTAAGCCTGTAATTGCATCAAACAGCTTCTCATCAGCTTTCCACACCTTACCAATAGCTCCGAATAACTGGGAAATTAATTCTCCATCTTCTGCTGTTGCCTTTCCCGCCAAAGTAAAGACTACATGAAGACACTTAATTAGAAGGACACATAAATAGCAATAACTGATAACAAATCAGACTTAGTTATATTAGAACAACcagaaaattaaaatttctagTGTCTACGTAACCTAAATTAGACAAATCTTCAAGGTGAAAGGTCGACCACGAGAGACATTCATGTCACAAACATGTAAAATTACTCTGTACTACAGCTGTGTGAATATACATAAGTTCCCATTTACAGAAAGCACAAACAGTATGCAAATCACAGCATACATATGTTTCGATATACTGTGTATGTTGAAAATGCATTGTATaattagcatatatatatataaaaaaaaaaaacagaaaaactAATAACAAACTTACACTGGCATGCATATACATGCACACACTTATACACAAAAGCATACACACACACATCCACGTATGTGTGTGCATACCAAATGGACAATATACTCTTGCGCTTAGTTATCCATGTAAAGTTTTTTGTCTTGATACATGATATACTGCCACTATGTATCATTTACTATAGAAGAACATTGAAAGCTTACATTTGTAACACAAGTGTTAGATCTCATGCCAAAAATACGGATATAGAGTTGCCTTACATATCTTATTGTACAACTCTGACATTAACCTGAATTAACATCTTGCCTTTAAGAAATACAAGAATACATCCAAGAAAAAGAGACAATTTTTAGACATCTCATCTTATAgttatacaacaacatacccagtgcattcccacatagtagggtctggggagggtagagtgtacgcagaccataccactaccttagatgaagtagaggctgtttccgatagaccctcggcttaggaccgataacagtataacaatcacaaaagataagtgcatataaactagtacggtaggcaaaataaactaacaccgctaaccacaagataatactacagccacaaaaccatgaacaagaaactccagacacaaaagaacgctcccctactattaccgacacactcccaccccctaaccctctaccctaatccgagtcttccacaccttcctatcaagggtcatgtcctccgtaagctgtaactgctccatatcatgcctaatcaccctCCCTTCAATATCTCTTCGATCTatctctaccccgcctaaaaccattcattgtcagtgtctcacacctccacctccgcactggagcattagagcccctcctcatcacatgcccgaaccaacgtaacctcacttctcgcatcttgtcctccaccgaggcaactctcacattctcccgaataatctcattcctcactcTATCTTTCCTGGTACGTCCACATGTCCATCGCAATATTCttatctccgccaccttcaacttttggatgtgggagttcttaactggccaacactccgctccatacaacatagccggccgAACTACTactttgtagaacttacctttaaactTCGAGGcgtcttctttttttttagaaaggtaacatatttgtatatttatatataagacTATACATAAACAGTGTAGCACCCCTTAATTACAGATTACAAAAGTATAGAGCATTTGATCCTCTGTCATCTAACAAGGATTCTAATACATCAAAGATTGTTTCTTGATATTCTAAACCTATTGCTTTACACCAAAAAAAGAACAACCCTAAGCatttcatcttaatcttctgGAGATGGTCGGCTTTGTTTTCAAAACATCTTTGGTTTCTCTCTTCCCAAACTATCCACCAAATGCACGCTGGAATAATCTTCCATCTCATTTTCTGGATTGTATTACTGCCTTCTTTGTTCCAGCATGCTAGAACATCAACTATATTACTTGGCATGGTCCATAGAATCCCCCTAAAGTTGAGGAACATCCACCATAATTGTCCAGTCAGTTCACAGTGCAGAAATAGATGATTAATTGTCTCAGCTTTCTCCCCACACAAAAAGAATTTGGAACATAGATGATGACCCCTCTTGCACAGATTGTCCTGGGTGAGTGTTTTTCCTTTAGCTAATAACCAAGTAAAACAAGATACTTTATCAGGAATTTTGCCTTTCCATATCATCTTCCAGGGCCAACACCTAATCTGATTGTTGAACAGGTTGAATTCTTTGTAGGCTGATCTGACGGAGAATTCTCCTTGCTTATTTCCTTGCCACTTGATGCTATCCTCCGAAATTATAGTCCCTGTAAATAGCTCTAGAGTGTTGAAGAACTCTGTTAGCCTATTAATTTCCCAATCATTCAAGCATCTTCTAAAGATCAAATTCCACCCCTTGTTGCTCCATACCTCCCCTATTGTTGCttgttgttgttgagataaaaTATGAAGATTCGAAAAGAGTTGTTTCAGAATTCCTCGACCTAGCCATTTATCCTCCCAAAAGGATGTCTTCATGCCGTTTCCAACTTTAAAGCTTACCTTGTTCATGAGTTTAGGCCACAAATTCCTGATTAACTTCCACAGACTAACACCATAAGGGCCCTCCACAGTCTTGGTTGTCCATTTACCTTCCATGCCATACTTTTCTTTAATCACTTCATTCCATAATGATTCTTCATCACTAGCAAATCTCCACAACCATTTCAACATCAAActttgatttttggatttcagATTCTTAATGCCTAATCCCCCTTCTTTCTTGCTGACGATGATGGATCTCTATTTAACCAAGTGATACTTCTTTTTGTCGCTGCGTCTTTCCTACAAGAAGTTCCTTCTCAATACATCTATCTTACTCAAGACATTCACAGGTATTGAACATAATGACATCATATATGTAGGCATATAGCATTAAGGACTGAATTGATCAAAACTAGCCTACCACACATTGAGAGATATTGGCTCTTCCAACTTGTTAgcttcttttcacttttctccaGGACCCCATTCCAAATTCCTATTGACTTACTTTTGGCCCCCAAAGGCATCCCCAAATATGTTGTTGGTAATTCTCTTATTTTGCCTCCTAGAATATCAGCCAGGGATTGAATCTGGTTTACCTTATTAACTGGAAATAAAACTTTTGGTCCAAttaatatgtaaaacaaaataaagattacCCTCAATATTGTCACCTGTTCAAAATCAGCGTCGCAGGATACAACAGTATCATCAGTATATTGTAGATGCGAAATCTCTAACTCGCTCTCAGTACTCGACTTCATCTTGAATCCCCATATCCATTTGTTTGTCTAAGCAGTCTTCAACAGGTCATGTAAACCCTCCATTGCAATGATAAAAAGGAAAGGAGATAGAGATCTCCTTGTCTTAAGCCCCTCTGAGATTGAAAAAATCATGTTGGTGAACCATTGATCAATATTGAGAATTTTACTGTGCTGATGCACACCTAATCCAGCTGACCCATCTACCACCAAATCCCAACTGCCTCAAAGTTTCCAGTAAGTAATTCCAGTTTAAGTGATCATACGCCTTTTCAATGTCAAGTTTACACACAATTCCAGGTTCTTGGCTTTTAAATCTTGCATCCACACATTCATTTGCAATTAGAATTGCATCCATAATTTGTCTACCGTTGATGAAGGTCATCTAATGCGCACCCACCAATTTGTTCATCACTTTCTTGAGTCCTTCGGTTAGTATTTTAGCAATAATCTTGTAAAAACTACCTATTAAGCTAATAGGTCTAAaatctttcaactcttttgcaGGCACTTTCTTGGGAATCAGAGC comes from Capsicum annuum cultivar UCD-10X-F1 chromosome 2, UCD10Xv1.1, whole genome shotgun sequence and encodes:
- the LOC107858927 gene encoding pyrroline-5-carboxylate reductase isoform X2, giving the protein MPNTPSAVGEAATVFTLAGKATAEDGELISQLFGAIGKVWKADEKLFDAITGLSGSGPAYVFLAIEALADGGVAAGLPRELALGLASQTVLGAASMVSGMGKHPGQLKDDVASPGGTTIAGIHELEKSGFRGILMNAVVAAAKRSRELSQN